A stretch of the Marivirga tractuosa DSM 4126 genome encodes the following:
- a CDS encoding pentapeptide repeat-containing protein: MNFLYTKREVVDKLNEITSSAENIVFEFKRDIDGEHLQIDINDSNAQEDYLIDYISIIHSINEVPFRKRIIVNRKIIANQDDYTLDLNLSNCEFKNQLVLFGKEFKGRVDFNYSVFNEINFSYSIFHEKTTFQHCIFDNLVDFYNTTFNNLVDFYYSTFKCSVQFHLTDFKNITVFSRVTFEQELQFLYNNISTESTKVSFENATFNRCIDISRSNFYCILNFWSSTIKIDSIIEELGESQFYKTDNGKLQSKTEKGNDVYHILRESIRIIKHSFKESNNVIESLRYQKVEIELLSRDRESDKKWSDSLSLQLNRVSNNHGLRWDFGICFTVMVGFVTFFILLDWDLIYRILCTKDFRNPHSDIGKQLIQFYLPFNIEYPSSFLKENLVGFLIFYISKFLIAYGYYQTIAAFRKYLKN, encoded by the coding sequence ATGAATTTCCTATATACTAAAAGAGAAGTGGTAGATAAATTAAATGAGATTACATCTTCGGCTGAAAACATAGTATTTGAGTTTAAAAGAGATATTGATGGTGAACACTTACAAATTGACATAAACGATAGCAACGCCCAAGAAGATTATCTTATTGATTATATTTCCATTATCCATTCTATAAATGAGGTTCCCTTTAGGAAAAGAATAATTGTAAACCGTAAGATTATTGCAAATCAAGATGATTATACTCTAGATTTAAATCTTAGCAACTGTGAATTCAAAAATCAATTGGTCTTATTTGGTAAAGAGTTTAAGGGTAGGGTCGATTTTAACTATAGTGTTTTTAATGAAATCAATTTTTCTTACTCTATATTTCATGAAAAAACAACTTTTCAACATTGTATTTTTGATAATTTAGTGGATTTTTATAATACGACTTTTAATAATTTAGTGGACTTCTACTACTCTACTTTTAAATGTTCAGTACAATTTCATTTAACTGATTTCAAAAATATTACAGTATTTTCACGCGTTACTTTCGAACAAGAACTACAGTTTCTTTATAATAATATTTCCACTGAAAGTACTAAAGTAAGTTTTGAGAACGCCACATTTAACAGATGTATCGATATTTCTAGATCGAATTTTTATTGTATACTTAATTTTTGGTCTTCAACAATTAAAATTGACTCAATAATTGAGGAACTGGGAGAGTCACAATTTTATAAAACAGATAATGGTAAACTACAATCAAAAACTGAAAAAGGAAATGATGTTTATCATATTTTAAGAGAATCAATCCGGATTATAAAACATAGCTTTAAAGAATCAAATAATGTAATAGAATCTCTTAGATATCAAAAGGTTGAAATTGAGTTATTGTCCCGTGATAGAGAATCAGATAAGAAGTGGAGTGACTCTCTTTCATTACAATTAAATAGGGTTTCTAATAATCATGGTCTTAGATGGGATTTCGGGATTTGCTTTACTGTTATGGTAGGCTTTGTTACTTTTTTTATCTTATTGGATTGGGACTTAATCTATAGGATATTATGTACTAAAGACTTTAGAAATCCACATAGTGATATTGGTAAACAACTAATTCAATTTTATTTACCATTCAATATTGAGTATCCTAGTTCTTTCTTAAAAGAAAATTTAGTAGGCTTTTTAATATTCTATATAAGTAAATTTCTTATTGCGTATGGTTATTATCAAACTATTGCAGCATTTAGAAAATATTTAAAGAATTAA
- a CDS encoding LA2681 family HEPN domain-containing protein, with protein MQSSDLNKKDKEQAVYLFPVDFFKSPNFIERYNKELRRFRRLFLTEKKEKVQGALNAFYFACLNSKIEEKDKLEVHLGFFETLNFYAQQYSSKQTFLNVIAEFEKPNLKSKLFSKHTVRSSIIYAETLIMYYNLIKLENPTNSFEISENLIKAKSYLWKVYIQHLEGKNILNETDLSSCLTLLSLSLTELSRWFEPLYYLNIAKKYLHINANVDYTRALLLEAIKQKTCLSYNGLLLLKIIDYCLEAKKSGNILVEQKQQLIRVETQSRKFIKDQKLSIKNLRKHYTKIVKQKDNFNSYNQFCIENQLYLNEHSFFCQCPSAIRDDLQIETNHPHTQINWVQQFESILEVSIYDFILARHNYYKSLDKVNIHGFHVNSIKRGATKKNIKNALLKNSFKTLYSILDQLAHGIFQVMEIDYQKKLKNKFPNKNERPKIYFLNMWDQGLGLFEDKDFESNYYLISLYSIARDLSKDKYAALSSFRSIRNAMEHKILHVVGSDTELKHYKSMNEEAFTKLELIEKTKILMILTKSAIFSFVYLIRHQSKFKENTEHSKIRWSY; from the coding sequence ATGCAAAGTTCGGACTTAAACAAGAAGGATAAGGAGCAGGCAGTATATTTATTTCCAGTTGATTTTTTTAAATCACCAAATTTTATAGAAAGATACAATAAGGAGCTAAGAAGATTTAGACGGTTATTTTTAACAGAAAAAAAAGAAAAAGTACAAGGTGCTTTGAATGCCTTTTACTTTGCTTGTTTAAACTCCAAAATAGAAGAAAAAGATAAACTTGAAGTCCATTTAGGTTTTTTTGAAACACTCAACTTTTATGCACAGCAATATTCAAGTAAACAGACTTTTTTAAATGTTATTGCTGAATTTGAAAAACCAAATCTAAAATCAAAATTGTTTTCAAAACATACTGTCAGATCAAGCATAATTTATGCTGAAACACTCATCATGTATTACAATTTGATTAAACTAGAGAATCCAACCAATTCATTTGAAATATCAGAGAACTTAATTAAAGCGAAGTCTTACCTGTGGAAAGTTTACATACAGCATTTAGAGGGTAAAAACATACTGAACGAAACTGATTTAAGTAGTTGTTTAACTTTGTTATCCCTAAGTTTAACTGAACTTTCCAGATGGTTTGAACCACTCTATTATTTAAATATTGCCAAGAAATATCTACACATTAATGCAAATGTTGACTATACTCGAGCCTTATTACTAGAGGCTATTAAACAAAAAACTTGCTTAAGCTATAACGGCCTGTTACTACTAAAAATCATAGATTATTGTTTAGAGGCAAAAAAATCGGGAAATATATTAGTAGAGCAAAAGCAACAATTAATAAGAGTCGAAACACAAAGCAGAAAATTCATAAAGGATCAAAAACTAAGTATAAAAAATCTTAGAAAGCATTACACAAAAATTGTAAAGCAAAAAGATAATTTTAATTCTTACAATCAGTTTTGTATTGAAAATCAACTCTATCTTAATGAACATTCATTTTTTTGTCAATGCCCCAGTGCAATCAGGGATGATCTTCAAATAGAAACAAATCACCCACACACGCAAATTAATTGGGTACAGCAGTTTGAATCAATACTAGAAGTTTCCATCTATGATTTTATTCTTGCAAGGCATAATTATTACAAGAGTTTAGATAAAGTCAATATTCACGGCTTCCATGTGAATTCAATCAAAAGAGGTGCTACCAAAAAAAATATTAAGAATGCACTTTTAAAAAACTCATTTAAAACTTTATATAGCATATTAGATCAACTTGCACATGGTATTTTTCAAGTAATGGAAATTGATTATCAGAAAAAGCTGAAAAATAAATTTCCAAATAAAAATGAACGTCCAAAGATTTACTTTTTGAATATGTGGGATCAAGGGTTGGGTTTATTTGAGGATAAAGATTTTGAATCTAATTACTACCTTATTTCTCTGTACAGCATAGCAAGAGATTTAAGCAAAGATAAATATGCTGCATTGAGTAGTTTTAGGTCAATAAGAAATGCGATGGAACACAAAATTCTTCATGTAGTGGGTTCCGATACTGAATTAAAGCATTATAAATCGATGAATGAGGAAGCTTTTACCAAATTAGAACTCATTGAAAAAACTAAAATATTGATGATTCTTACCAAATCAGCTATTTTTTCTTTCGTATATTTAATTAGGCATCAATCAAAATTTAAAGAAAATACCGAGCACTCAAAGATCAGATGGAGTTATTAA
- a CDS encoding class I SAM-dependent DNA methyltransferase — protein MSNHKILTPRKSLNKAFLKVKPYRESIENFKINIIQLIERADNEKREEHNKIVLIDFLKKTYYDPNHYINTKESSDLVVHNGKNADSSVGVIIETKKASNKAEMLSTKKLNTKALQELLLYYLRERVHQNNKELKHLIATNINEWFIFDAQLFEKLFYNNKPLVNQFKEFEAGRLSGNTTDFFYKEIANPFIEKVLGQLNYTHFDLNEYKKPLLNNEQKDDNKLIVLFKLLSPEHLLKLRFKNDSNSLDSKFYKELLHIIGLIDEKQGGKRVIGRKKESERNAGTLLENTIIQLDSLDKIYRLEKPNQYGTTNEDRLFNVGLQLCITWINRILFLKLMEAQLINYHKGDNSYAFLNFKKIKNFDDLNSLFFQVLAKKNNNRSEEIQNNFQKVPYLNSSLFEPNDLEHNTLFISNLRDEKEIPLHPNTVLKNSNGKKRSGKLNTLEYLFAFLEAYDFSSEGGEEIQEDNKTLINASVLGLIFEKINGYKDGSFFTPGFITMYMCRESIRRSVVQKFNEIKEWNCKNFDELYDKIEDRNEANTIINSLKICDPAVGSGHFLVSALNEIIAVKNDLKVLQDREGKRLKEYHFEVINDELVITDDDSELFEYSIKNKESQRVQEALFHEKQTIIENCLFGVDINPNSVKICRLRLWIELLKNAYYKNETELETLPNIDINIKCGNSLVSRFDLDVSISKILKNKKWNVDTYKAAVKSYQNAKTKEEKRDFERLIEIIKGDFRTDIAKYSDRDVRDLQKENEKLYVRYQSKQLFDSKLSKKQLKDKKELEENINSLTQKIKEKQNNPIFSNAFEWRFEFPEVLNDKGDYLGFDVVIGNPPYIRQEELKEFKNYFKSTFPTYSGTADIYVFFIEKGYSILKKNGEFTYIMPNKFMQAGYGRNARKFLLEHNIVEFLNFGDLQVFEEATTYPCILFAQKSNPNKDLKVINIDTLKFPDGFQVYIDTHRNVINQNSLNNETWIISNSEDQDLLEKIKSISKPLNEFLTGVANYGIKTGLSSAFFINEKTKNQITEVDPNSIKLIKPMLRGRDITPWYSKSENSYLIGTFPSLRLNIDNYTGIKNHLKSFGIKRLEQSGENGSRKKTSGKWFETQDSIAYWKEFERPKIMYQRFQIKPCFIYDEEGQYCNDSVWIIPTDDKVLLGILNSKLGWWLISKYCTAIQNGYQLIWKYFSQVPIATANESQKIKITDKVNEIISEKKENPHLDLSELESEIDQLVYQLYGLTDEEIKIIEN, from the coding sequence ATGTCAAACCATAAGATACTGACTCCCCGAAAATCACTCAATAAAGCATTTCTAAAGGTTAAGCCTTACCGAGAGTCTATTGAAAACTTTAAAATCAATATAATTCAATTGATTGAAAGGGCTGATAATGAAAAACGTGAAGAACATAATAAAATCGTTCTAATAGATTTTTTAAAAAAGACCTATTATGATCCTAACCACTATATCAATACAAAAGAAAGTAGTGATTTAGTAGTACATAATGGGAAAAATGCTGATTCTAGTGTTGGGGTAATTATAGAAACTAAAAAGGCTAGTAATAAAGCAGAAATGCTGTCAACCAAAAAACTGAATACAAAAGCATTACAGGAACTGTTACTTTATTATTTACGTGAACGAGTCCATCAAAACAATAAAGAGCTTAAACACTTAATAGCCACAAATATTAATGAATGGTTCATCTTTGATGCTCAACTTTTCGAAAAACTATTCTACAATAATAAACCCTTAGTGAATCAATTTAAAGAATTTGAAGCTGGTCGCTTAAGTGGTAATACTACAGATTTCTTTTATAAAGAAATTGCAAATCCTTTTATTGAAAAAGTACTAGGTCAATTGAATTATACTCATTTTGACCTAAATGAGTATAAAAAACCACTTTTAAATAATGAACAGAAAGACGATAATAAATTAATTGTTCTATTCAAACTTCTATCCCCGGAGCACCTACTTAAGTTACGCTTCAAAAATGACAGCAACTCTCTTGACAGCAAATTTTACAAGGAACTATTGCATATAATAGGTTTAATTGATGAAAAGCAAGGTGGAAAAAGAGTAATTGGTAGAAAAAAAGAAAGTGAGCGAAATGCAGGAACTTTACTTGAAAATACAATTATCCAATTAGACTCTTTAGATAAGATATATCGATTAGAAAAGCCAAATCAATATGGTACAACAAATGAAGATAGACTCTTTAATGTTGGACTTCAACTTTGTATTACATGGATCAATAGAATTTTGTTTCTAAAACTAATGGAGGCTCAATTAATCAATTATCACAAAGGGGATAACTCTTATGCGTTTTTGAATTTTAAAAAAATAAAAAATTTTGATGATCTTAACAGCCTTTTCTTTCAAGTATTAGCAAAGAAAAATAACAACCGTAGCGAAGAAATTCAAAACAACTTTCAAAAAGTACCCTATCTAAACTCTTCCTTATTTGAACCAAATGATTTAGAGCATAATACACTTTTCATTAGCAACCTACGAGACGAAAAGGAAATACCATTGCATCCAAATACAGTCCTAAAAAATAGTAATGGAAAAAAAAGAAGTGGAAAACTGAATACCTTGGAATATCTATTTGCCTTTCTTGAAGCTTATGACTTTAGTAGTGAAGGTGGAGAAGAAATTCAAGAAGATAATAAAACTTTAATTAATGCATCAGTACTTGGTTTAATATTTGAAAAAATCAATGGTTATAAAGATGGATCATTTTTTACGCCTGGGTTCATTACGATGTATATGTGCAGGGAGAGTATCAGAAGATCTGTAGTTCAAAAATTCAATGAGATAAAGGAATGGAATTGTAAAAATTTTGATGAACTATATGATAAAATAGAAGATAGAAATGAAGCTAACACTATTATAAACAGCTTAAAAATATGCGATCCTGCAGTTGGTTCAGGTCATTTCTTGGTATCAGCTCTCAATGAGATTATTGCCGTTAAAAATGATCTAAAAGTACTTCAAGATAGAGAAGGTAAACGGCTAAAAGAGTATCATTTTGAAGTTATAAATGATGAGTTAGTTATTACAGATGATGACAGCGAATTATTTGAGTACTCTATCAAGAATAAAGAGAGTCAGCGAGTACAAGAAGCTCTTTTTCATGAAAAACAGACAATCATTGAAAATTGCCTGTTTGGTGTAGATATTAATCCTAATTCAGTTAAAATATGTCGATTACGTTTGTGGATTGAACTTCTAAAAAATGCCTACTATAAAAACGAAACCGAACTTGAAACCCTCCCAAATATTGATATCAATATCAAATGTGGTAATTCTTTAGTCAGTCGTTTCGATTTGGATGTTAGTATAAGTAAGATACTGAAAAATAAAAAGTGGAATGTCGACACATATAAAGCAGCAGTAAAGTCATATCAAAACGCAAAGACCAAAGAAGAAAAAAGAGACTTTGAACGACTAATAGAAATAATTAAAGGGGATTTTAGAACTGATATAGCTAAATACTCTGATCGTGATGTGCGCGATTTACAAAAAGAAAACGAAAAATTATATGTAAGATATCAGTCTAAACAATTATTTGATTCAAAACTATCTAAAAAGCAACTAAAAGATAAAAAAGAGTTAGAAGAGAATATAAACAGTTTAACCCAAAAAATTAAAGAAAAACAAAATAACCCTATTTTCAGTAATGCTTTTGAATGGCGATTTGAATTTCCAGAAGTACTAAATGACAAAGGAGATTACTTGGGATTTGATGTTGTCATTGGTAATCCACCTTATATTAGACAAGAGGAATTAAAAGAGTTTAAAAACTATTTCAAGAGTACATTCCCCACTTATTCTGGCACAGCAGATATATATGTTTTTTTTATTGAAAAAGGATATTCGATCTTGAAAAAGAACGGTGAATTCACATACATAATGCCAAATAAGTTCATGCAAGCAGGATATGGTAGAAATGCAAGAAAGTTTTTACTCGAACATAATATTGTAGAGTTCTTGAATTTCGGTGACTTGCAAGTTTTTGAAGAAGCTACAACTTATCCGTGTATTTTATTTGCCCAAAAGTCAAATCCAAATAAAGATTTAAAAGTAATAAACATAGATACACTTAAATTCCCTGATGGATTTCAAGTGTATATTGATACTCATAGAAATGTAATAAATCAGAATTCACTAAATAATGAAACTTGGATAATTTCTAATTCAGAGGATCAAGATTTACTTGAAAAAATTAAGTCTATAAGTAAACCCCTAAATGAATTTTTGACAGGAGTTGCAAACTATGGCATTAAAACGGGCTTATCTTCCGCATTTTTTATAAATGAAAAAACTAAAAATCAAATAACAGAAGTTGACCCTAATTCCATAAAATTAATTAAGCCCATGCTTAGAGGGAGAGATATTACTCCTTGGTACTCGAAATCTGAAAATTCCTATCTAATTGGTACTTTCCCAAGCCTTAGATTGAATATTGATAATTATACAGGTATTAAAAATCATTTAAAGTCTTTTGGAATAAAGCGATTGGAACAAAGTGGGGAGAATGGGTCACGTAAAAAGACATCTGGGAAATGGTTTGAAACACAAGATTCTATTGCTTACTGGAAAGAATTTGAAAGACCTAAAATTATGTATCAAAGATTCCAGATAAAACCATGTTTTATATATGACGAAGAAGGTCAATACTGTAATGATTCTGTTTGGATTATTCCTACAGATGATAAAGTATTGCTTGGAATATTAAATTCAAAATTAGGATGGTGGCTAATTTCAAAATATTGCACTGCTATTCAAAATGGTTACCAACTAATTTGGAAATACTTTAGCCAAGTGCCAATTGCAACGGCAAATGAAAGTCAGAAAATAAAAATTACTGATAAAGTCAATGAAATTATAAGTGAAAAAAAAGAGAATCCACACTTAGACCTATCTGAATTAGAAAGTGAAATAGATCAATTGGTATATCAACTTTATGGATTGACTGATGAAGAAATTAAGATTATTGAAAATTAA
- a CDS encoding metallophosphoesterase, whose translation MKIQFASDLHLEFMMNKVFIEKYPLEAKGDILILAGDIIPFNMMHAADNFFDYVSDNFEMVYWIPGNHEYYQSDINERSGSFQEQIRDNVILLNNKSIHFQDYKIIYSTLWTSIGDQYANDIKRGMNDFRVIKDDGLSLRPKKYNQLHEDCLSFIQKELEECSENEKSVVVTHHVPTKINYPSKYQGSILNEAFAVELEPFIKEFKPNYWIYGHHHANRKDFQIGETQLMTNQLGYIDLQEQEGFKPDRLIF comes from the coding sequence ATGAAAATCCAATTCGCATCAGACCTTCATTTAGAGTTTATGATGAACAAAGTTTTCATTGAGAAATATCCTTTGGAAGCTAAAGGTGATATTTTGATTTTGGCAGGTGACATTATTCCTTTCAACATGATGCATGCTGCAGATAACTTTTTCGATTATGTATCTGATAATTTTGAGATGGTATATTGGATTCCTGGCAATCACGAATATTACCAATCTGATATAAATGAAAGAAGCGGTTCATTTCAAGAGCAAATTCGAGATAATGTTATTTTGCTAAATAATAAATCAATTCATTTTCAAGATTATAAAATCATCTATAGCACGCTCTGGACTTCAATTGGAGATCAGTATGCAAATGACATAAAACGTGGTATGAATGATTTTAGAGTGATTAAAGATGATGGATTAAGCCTCCGACCTAAAAAATATAATCAGCTTCATGAAGACTGCCTTTCCTTTATTCAGAAGGAGTTGGAGGAATGTAGTGAAAATGAAAAGTCAGTAGTAGTTACACATCATGTACCCACCAAAATTAATTACCCCTCAAAATATCAAGGCAGCATATTGAATGAAGCTTTTGCAGTTGAATTAGAACCTTTCATTAAGGAATTTAAGCCCAATTACTGGATTTATGGTCATCATCATGCAAACAGAAAAGATTTCCAAATTGGAGAAACTCAATTAATGACCAACCAATTAGGGTATATTGACTTACAAGAGCAAGAAGGTTTCAAACCTGATAGATTGATTTTTTAA
- a CDS encoding helix-turn-helix domain-containing protein: MEELLKEYFADVLKEVRLEKGLTQQKLCDLANMERVVLSRIERKISFPSIPTLFRLCVVLGIKPSEIVKKVESRQNKA; encoded by the coding sequence GTGGAAGAATTACTTAAAGAGTATTTTGCAGATGTATTAAAGGAGGTAAGGTTAGAAAAAGGCCTTACTCAGCAGAAGCTGTGTGATCTTGCAAATATGGAACGAGTTGTGCTTTCTAGGATTGAACGGAAAATATCATTTCCTTCCATTCCCACCCTATTCAGACTTTGTGTTGTTTTAGGAATCAAACCTTCTGAAATTGTGAAAAAGGTGGAATCACGTCAAAATAAGGCTTAA
- a CDS encoding toxin-antitoxin system YwqK family antitoxin: protein MKKLSFTIFSILTLAFISCGQKTKETKFPDGSIKERFEYTVDENGSELKNGEYTQFYSNGQVRTKGIYENNLSTGSWKKWDKKGNLIKEYTAKEGNYHGEEISYNSKGDTIKKNTYDEGILTHLMENNEVGKLIKDIKLEEGHNKSILGKWKIHDKTYEFLDNGTVLIGERKIKGTYQANAEKIKINGQIFNILTLNNDHLIYGRKTFTGSMNISGERI from the coding sequence ATGAAAAAACTATCATTCACTATTTTTAGCATATTAACCCTTGCCTTCATTTCATGCGGACAAAAAACAAAAGAAACCAAATTTCCGGACGGATCCATCAAAGAAAGATTTGAATATACTGTTGATGAAAATGGGTCTGAATTGAAAAACGGTGAATACACCCAATTTTATTCCAATGGACAAGTGAGAACCAAAGGAATATATGAAAACAACCTTTCAACTGGTTCATGGAAAAAGTGGGATAAAAAAGGTAATCTGATAAAAGAATACACCGCCAAGGAAGGAAATTATCACGGTGAAGAAATATCCTATAATTCCAAAGGTGACACTATTAAGAAAAACACCTATGATGAGGGCATTTTAACCCATTTAATGGAAAATAATGAAGTGGGTAAGCTGATTAAAGACATAAAATTGGAAGAAGGGCATAATAAGTCAATACTGGGAAAATGGAAAATTCATGATAAAACATATGAATTTTTGGACAATGGCACAGTTTTAATCGGGGAAAGAAAAATAAAGGGCACTTATCAAGCTAATGCAGAAAAGATCAAGATCAATGGGCAAATATTTAATATTTTAACCCTAAACAATGACCATCTAATTTATGGGCGCAAGACTTTTACTGGCTCGATGAATATTTCAGGAGAAAGAATTTAA
- a CDS encoding plasmid mobilization protein, which translates to MNEKRNPKKTGRPRKNESEKLSEGLGFKCTEKEKEKIIKLAKQRSLSEYVRDKALSNRIKIVSKTDEKMLEKFHEIGLKINQIAKILNITKDPNEIKKFKNDLEEMIAELKEIHLAIQRN; encoded by the coding sequence ATGAATGAAAAAAGAAATCCAAAGAAGACAGGAAGACCTAGAAAAAATGAATCAGAAAAACTTTCAGAAGGCCTTGGTTTTAAATGCACTGAGAAAGAAAAGGAAAAAATAATTAAATTAGCAAAACAGCGTTCATTATCTGAATATGTAAGAGATAAAGCCCTAAGTAACAGAATAAAAATAGTCTCCAAAACTGATGAGAAAATGCTTGAGAAGTTTCATGAAATAGGTTTGAAAATAAATCAAATTGCTAAAATTCTTAATATCACTAAAGATCCAAATGAAATTAAAAAGTTCAAAAATGACCTAGAAGAAATGATTGCTGAGTTAAAGGAAATACATCTAGCTATACAAAGAAATTAA
- a CDS encoding ParA family protein yields MTRTIAISNQKGGVGKTTSSLNIAAALALEGNRVLLIDLDPQANLSKSCGIIDPEKHVYGVLLKEYAIKETVAKIRKNLLLIPSSKNLAAFEQNSGTNPDAFYILQEELAELTKSVDIDFIILDCPPSLGLLSVNAYVAASEVYTPLESQEFSLDGLDEVIKTINKMKKRLNPDLKLSGVFFTRHHRRKLISQEVENIIQIDYPRLLLKTGIRECVQLKESPSARKDIFEYAPESNGATDYRNLANEILNIHNHVEK; encoded by the coding sequence ATGACCAGAACAATCGCAATATCAAATCAAAAAGGAGGTGTGGGGAAAACTACCTCAAGCCTTAACATTGCAGCAGCCCTAGCTTTAGAAGGGAATAGAGTACTTTTAATCGATTTAGATCCTCAAGCAAATTTGAGTAAGTCTTGTGGTATAATTGATCCTGAAAAGCATGTATATGGAGTTTTATTGAAAGAATACGCCATTAAGGAAACTGTTGCTAAAATTCGTAAGAACTTATTGTTAATTCCATCCAGTAAAAACTTGGCTGCTTTTGAGCAAAATAGTGGCACTAATCCTGATGCATTTTACATCCTACAGGAGGAGCTTGCTGAGCTTACCAAATCGGTAGACATAGATTTCATTATTTTAGATTGTCCCCCTTCTCTAGGGCTTCTATCGGTAAATGCTTATGTAGCAGCCTCGGAGGTATACACTCCTTTGGAATCCCAAGAATTTAGCTTAGATGGACTTGATGAAGTTATTAAGACTATCAATAAAATGAAAAAGCGATTAAACCCTGACTTAAAACTATCAGGCGTATTTTTCACACGCCACCATAGAAGAAAACTTATCAGTCAGGAAGTAGAAAATATCATACAGATTGACTATCCGCGATTGCTGTTAAAAACTGGAATTAGAGAGTGCGTTCAGCTCAAAGAATCTCCCTCAGCCAGAAAAGATATTTTTGAATATGCACCCGAATCAAATGGTGCCACAGATTATAGAAATTTAGCAAATGAAATCTTAAATATCCACAACCATGTCGAAAAGTAG
- a CDS encoding toprim domain-containing protein — protein sequence MEKNKSLTCAEINKYSIIEYLKNKGIDPAEKLRNRFRYYSPIRNENTPSFDVSLEKNVWIDRGTGEGGTLVDLCTRLENLSVSEVVKKFNNDSFSFHQLNIAKPKIDKTSSFKILSKELLKEKRLCDYLEERAIKLPVAKRMVNEYHYSLNSRNYFGIGIDNVKGGVELRNKYFKGTLGPKAISYFKGNNNKILVFEGFIDLLSHFSYSKKEQTSSHIIILNSTNNTLAAKEQVLQLPKNMEVFLFLDRDEAGKRSGQVFQNLDRKIFDMSYIYKGYNDYNVMLMNKPNIKKSKGMSM from the coding sequence ATGGAAAAAAATAAATCTTTAACATGTGCAGAAATCAATAAATACTCAATTATTGAATACCTGAAAAATAAAGGAATAGACCCCGCAGAAAAGTTAAGAAATCGATTTAGGTACTATTCCCCTATTAGAAATGAAAACACACCTTCCTTTGATGTTTCATTAGAAAAGAACGTCTGGATAGATAGAGGAACTGGTGAGGGTGGCACGCTAGTTGATCTTTGTACAAGATTAGAAAATTTGTCTGTAAGTGAGGTAGTGAAGAAATTTAATAATGACTCTTTTTCCTTTCACCAGCTAAATATTGCTAAACCCAAAATTGATAAAACATCAAGCTTTAAGATTCTTTCAAAGGAGCTTTTGAAAGAAAAAAGACTATGCGATTACTTAGAAGAAAGAGCTATCAAATTGCCTGTAGCCAAACGAATGGTAAATGAATACCACTACTCCCTTAACAGTAGAAACTATTTTGGGATTGGAATAGACAACGTAAAAGGTGGAGTTGAACTCAGAAATAAATATTTTAAAGGAACATTAGGTCCAAAAGCAATCAGTTACTTCAAGGGTAACAATAATAAAATATTAGTCTTTGAAGGCTTCATTGACTTATTATCCCACTTCAGCTATTCAAAGAAGGAACAAACTTCAAGTCACATTATAATTCTAAACAGCACCAATAACACATTAGCAGCTAAAGAACAAGTTCTGCAGCTGCCTAAAAATATGGAAGTATTTCTGTTTTTGGATAGAGATGAGGCTGGAAAGAGATCAGGTCAAGTTTTTCAAAATTTGGACAGAAAAATATTTGACATGAGCTATATCTACAAGGGTTATAATGATTACAACGTAATGCTGATGAATAAACCCAATATTAAAAAATCAAAAGGTATGAGCATGTAA